The following coding sequences lie in one Gorilla gorilla gorilla isolate KB3781 chromosome 5, NHGRI_mGorGor1-v2.1_pri, whole genome shotgun sequence genomic window:
- the GJB7 gene encoding LOW QUALITY PROTEIN: gap junction beta-7 protein (The sequence of the model RefSeq protein was modified relative to this genomic sequence to represent the inferred CDS: inserted 2 bases in 1 codon; substituted 1 base at 1 genomic stop codon) — MSWMFLRDLLXVNKYSTGIGWIWLAVVFVFHLLVYMVAAERVWKDEQKEFECNSRQPGCENVCFDDFFPISQVRLWALQLIMVSTPSLLVVLHVAYHEGREKRHRKKLYVSPGTTDRGLWYAYLISLIVKTGFEIGFLVLFYKLYDGFTVPYLIKCDLKPCPNTVDCFISKPTEKTIFILFLVITSCLCIVLNFIELSFLVLKCFIKCCLQKYXKKNLKSSVCECHSLRYVECGRRGTPPLLQNHHSHLAINTLPLPEAKLLCDTQEG, encoded by the exons ATGAGTTGGATGTTCCTCAGAGATCTCCT AGTGAATAAATACTCCACTGGGATTGGATGGATTTGGCTGGCTGTCGTGTTTGTCTTCCATTTGCTGGTCTACATGGTGGCAGCAGAGCGCGTGTGGAAAGATGAGCAGAAAGAGTTTGAGTGCAACAGTAGACAGCCCGGTTGCGAAAATGTGTGTTTTGATGACTTCTTCCCCATTTCCCAAGTCAGACTTTGGGCCTTACAACTGATCATGGTCTCCACACCTTCGCTTCTGGTGGTTTTACATGTAGCCTATCATGAGGGTAGAGAgaaaaggcacagaaagaaaCTCTATGTCAGCCCAGGTACAACGGATAGGGGCCTATGGTACGCTTATCTTATCAGCCTCATTGTTAAAACTGGTTTTGAAATTGgcttccttgttttattttataagctATATGATGGCTTTACTGTTCCCTACCTTATAAAGTGTGATTTGAAGCCTTGTCCCAACACTGTGGACTGCTTCATCTCCAAACCCACTGAGAAGACGATCTTCATCCTCTTCTTGGTCATCACCTCATGCTTGTGTATTGTGTTGAATTTCATTGAACTGAGTTTTTTGGTTCTCAAGTGCTTTATTAAGTGCTgtctccaaaaatattaaaaaaaaaacctcaagtcCTCAGTGTGTGAGTGCCACAGCCTCAGATATGTTGAATGTGGTAGGAGAGGGACCCCTCCCCTACTCCAGAATCATCATTCACACTTGGCCATAAACACACTCCCTCTACCTGAAGCAAAGCTACTCTGTGACACACAAGAGGGTTAA